One region of Streptomyces leeuwenhoekii genomic DNA includes:
- a CDS encoding TnsA-like heteromeric transposase endonuclease subunit — protein MSPSGNLDAARTRLVMRDDWASRWSVAWQINGSKVVWPVRDLSSVPLMSSQPVRGFTWRTQLKHRPGLEFLVSTGRKHGFESLEERAALLVLDFMTVIEVLPQPFALSFEHVDGHAGHTPDFLAVMGDGAHWLLDIRPAGLIGEMDAVKFAASREVAAACGWRYSVITGWRPHVLSGLDALSAQRRPLTDQLGCQPALLAAAADGPVAFGELVHATRLPAVGRAHAIHLLWHRRLGFDLSHPLGDSSLVWLAGWTELR, from the coding sequence ATGTCGCCGTCCGGAAACCTGGACGCGGCCCGTACGCGACTGGTGATGCGGGATGACTGGGCGAGTCGCTGGTCGGTTGCATGGCAGATCAACGGGTCAAAGGTCGTCTGGCCAGTGCGTGATCTGAGTTCGGTACCGCTGATGTCTTCGCAGCCGGTTCGCGGTTTCACCTGGCGGACGCAACTGAAGCACCGTCCGGGGCTGGAGTTCCTGGTCTCGACTGGTCGGAAGCACGGATTCGAGTCGTTGGAGGAGAGGGCGGCCCTGCTGGTCCTGGACTTCATGACAGTGATCGAGGTGCTGCCGCAGCCGTTCGCCCTCAGCTTCGAGCACGTTGACGGCCACGCCGGGCACACTCCGGACTTCCTGGCCGTGATGGGCGACGGCGCGCACTGGCTGCTGGATATCCGGCCTGCCGGACTGATCGGTGAGATGGACGCGGTGAAGTTCGCCGCGTCCCGGGAGGTGGCGGCTGCCTGCGGCTGGCGCTACTCGGTGATCACCGGATGGCGCCCGCACGTGCTCTCGGGTCTGGACGCGCTGTCGGCTCAACGGCGGCCGCTGACGGACCAGCTGGGCTGCCAGCCCGCTCTTCTCGCGGCTGCCGCCGACGGGCCGGTCGCGTTCGGGGAACTGGTACACGCGACACGGCTTCCGGCGGTGGGCCGTGCCCACGCGATCCATCTGCTCTGGCACCGTCGGCTTGGCTTCGACCTGAGCCATCCGCTGGGTGATTCGTCCCTGGTCTGGCTGGCGGGCTGGACGGAGTTGCGATGA
- a CDS encoding copper chaperone PCu(A)C, giving the protein MAVPVTTDITPVEKSYWIRWLPNALPAAGYVTLKNSSGQSFDVSKIKSPDYQSVTIYETVVDEESSKMVKLDKFTIPAEGEFVFTPGKHHLKLEKPTRLLTPGDIAQIIFFLSDGKVFKINMPIRTSPELY; this is encoded by the coding sequence ATGGCAGTGCCGGTCACCACCGACATCACGCCTGTGGAGAAGTCCTACTGGATCCGCTGGCTGCCCAACGCCCTGCCGGCTGCCGGCTACGTCACGCTGAAGAACTCCTCCGGCCAGTCCTTCGACGTCTCCAAGATCAAGAGCCCCGACTACCAGTCGGTCACGATCTACGAGACCGTCGTCGACGAGGAGAGCTCGAAGATGGTCAAGCTCGACAAGTTCACCATCCCCGCCGAAGGCGAGTTCGTCTTCACGCCGGGCAAGCACCACCTCAAGCTGGAGAAGCCGACCCGTCTGCTCACCCCCGGCGACATCGCCCAGATCATCTTCTTCCTCAGCGACGGCAAGGTCTTCAAGATCAACATGCCCATCCGCACCTCCCCCGAGCTGTACTGA
- the tpg gene encoding telomere-protecting terminal protein Tpg, which translates to MTQETEEQWQPQVRARARQRAATSGGLVITCRATFGFTANGTSDDARVRDVITAVSPSHAARILDAKERGATDDELQPLLAEAITESYFREGGTARAGLRMNFRDVEHPQIDF; encoded by the coding sequence CTGACGCAGGAGACGGAAGAACAATGGCAACCGCAGGTCAGGGCACGGGCGAGGCAGCGCGCGGCGACCTCCGGCGGGCTCGTCATCACCTGCCGGGCGACCTTCGGGTTCACCGCGAACGGCACTTCCGATGACGCCCGGGTGCGGGACGTCATCACTGCCGTCTCGCCCTCGCACGCGGCCCGGATCCTGGACGCGAAGGAGCGCGGAGCGACGGATGATGAGCTGCAACCGCTGCTCGCTGAGGCCATCACCGAGTCCTATTTCCGCGAGGGAGGAACAGCCCGCGCGGGCCTGCGCATGAATTTCCGGGACGTGGAGCACCCCCAGATAGATTTCTGA
- a CDS encoding helix-turn-helix domain-containing protein, with amino-acid sequence MDDSTPPPASRPGKIRAALARAEQAMFARPAPKSAKAQMKFLHTRAKGSVKALAERLGVSRSTVQRYLTGTSTKPH; translated from the coding sequence ATGGACGACTCCACACCGCCGCCAGCCTCGCGCCCCGGCAAGATCCGCGCCGCGCTCGCACGGGCCGAGCAGGCCATGTTCGCCCGCCCCGCGCCGAAATCCGCGAAAGCCCAGATGAAATTCCTGCACACGCGCGCCAAGGGCTCCGTCAAGGCCCTGGCTGAGCGTCTGGGCGTCTCCCGCAGCACGGTGCAGCGCTACCTCACCGGCACCTCTACGAAGCCCCACTAG
- a CDS encoding PP2C family protein-serine/threonine phosphatase, which yields MPRADVEAARMDAVRRYDILDTPPDGSFDRVASLAARLFDVPVATVTIVDEDRIWFKAAHGLDGVSEIGRDPGLCASAVLRDDALVIPDTLADPVACTNPLVAGEMGVRFYAAAPIVTADGYRLGTVNILDVKPRSVTEEDVATIADLAAIVVDELELRLSAMQTVRHERERRKAEELHAEAEQRLAEAQRDRAEKEQAAREQAEKDKAAIATFASTLQRTLLPPVLPAVPGLQLACHYQTASVQEFGGDFYDVFPLDAGRWAFFLGDVCGKGAEAATVTSLARYTLRAAAQHDPDPVAVLETLNTALLKDVWAGSRYCTAVFGVLTPAGDGSFTVVLGTGGHLPAFHLSPHTRETTPVEVRAVRPEGGMLVGALPQARFATTTFTLEPGQGLLLYTDGLTEACTGDGTMLAEEGLTQFLARSAGPVSAATVVEGTVALLDSFLDGAGDDVALLALSVPTPQTAAAIAGAAATVHTSAATDTGGKES from the coding sequence GTGCCGCGTGCGGACGTCGAGGCCGCCCGTATGGACGCGGTCCGCCGGTACGACATTCTGGATACCCCGCCGGACGGCTCCTTCGACCGGGTGGCCTCGCTGGCGGCCCGCTTGTTCGATGTGCCGGTGGCGACGGTGACGATCGTGGACGAGGACCGGATCTGGTTCAAGGCCGCGCACGGCCTGGACGGTGTCAGTGAGATCGGCCGCGATCCGGGGCTGTGCGCCTCGGCGGTGCTGCGCGATGACGCCCTGGTGATCCCCGATACTCTTGCCGACCCGGTGGCCTGCACCAATCCGCTGGTTGCGGGCGAGATGGGCGTGCGGTTCTACGCTGCCGCCCCGATCGTCACCGCGGACGGCTACCGGCTGGGCACGGTCAACATCCTGGATGTCAAGCCCCGCTCGGTCACCGAGGAGGACGTTGCCACGATCGCCGATCTCGCGGCGATCGTGGTGGACGAGCTGGAGCTGCGCCTGTCGGCGATGCAGACGGTCCGGCACGAGCGGGAGCGCCGTAAGGCCGAGGAACTGCATGCGGAGGCCGAGCAGCGGCTTGCCGAGGCCCAGCGTGATCGTGCGGAAAAGGAACAGGCGGCGCGGGAGCAGGCGGAGAAGGACAAGGCGGCGATCGCCACGTTCGCCTCCACGTTGCAGCGCACGCTGCTGCCCCCGGTGCTGCCGGCGGTGCCGGGGCTGCAGCTGGCCTGCCACTACCAGACCGCCTCCGTCCAGGAGTTCGGCGGCGACTTCTACGACGTGTTCCCCCTCGACGCAGGGCGGTGGGCGTTCTTCCTGGGGGATGTGTGCGGCAAGGGCGCCGAGGCGGCGACAGTGACCTCACTGGCCCGCTACACGCTGCGCGCGGCAGCACAGCACGACCCGGACCCGGTTGCGGTGCTGGAGACGCTGAACACCGCACTGCTGAAGGACGTGTGGGCGGGCAGCCGGTACTGCACCGCCGTCTTCGGCGTGCTCACCCCGGCCGGTGACGGCTCTTTCACCGTGGTGCTCGGCACCGGCGGGCACCTGCCCGCCTTCCACCTGAGCCCCCACACACGGGAGACCACACCGGTGGAGGTGCGGGCGGTGCGGCCGGAAGGCGGGATGCTGGTCGGTGCCCTGCCCCAGGCCCGCTTCGCCACCACCACCTTCACCCTCGAGCCCGGGCAGGGGCTGCTGCTGTACACCGACGGGCTGACCGAGGCCTGCACCGGTGACGGCACGATGCTGGCGGAAGAGGGCCTGACCCAGTTCCTGGCGCGTTCGGCCGGCCCGGTGAGCGCCGCCACGGTGGTGGAGGGCACCGTCGCGCTGCTCGACTCCTTCCTCGACGGGGCCGGGGACGATGTGGCGTTGCTGGCCCTGTCCGTGCCCACTCCCCAGACCGCCGCGGCCATAGCCGGTGCGGCGGCCACCGTTCACACCAGCGCCGCAACCGATACAGGCGGCAAGGAGTCATGA